The following proteins are encoded in a genomic region of Leifsonia psychrotolerans:
- a CDS encoding cell wall-binding repeat-containing protein, whose product MRSGALILVGTLLASVLSTAPAPAAQAAQDDPVVAAASSSAHQLLATLTVADPHEVGYNRDLFTHWVDADANGCDTRQEVLIAESTIPVTRGAGCSITAGSWYSWYDGATWTTPADVDVDHFVPLQEAWKSGAYSWNAAQRQAFANDLGLPESLVAVTDSVNSAKGGSDPSRWLPPLAGTHCDYAIDWVLVKYRWNLSIDPAEKATLDGLLAGSCGARAVAAPSKADTTKPLPSEPVTAGVVRIAGADRYATAIAISAKYPAGVDVVYLATGTNYPDALSAAPAAAKQGGPLLLTAPDSLVPTVRTEIQRLKPQLIVAVGGESAISTAVFSDLKKLAPTVRRDAGRDRYETSRIVTANAFTGGAGLSYLATGNNFPDALSASAAAGSTASPVILVNGANSSVDTATGSLIVSLKSTSIRIAGGTAVVSSAIEAGLKSVSGVKSVKRLAGNDRYATSVTINSTAFGSSSTSYLAVGTGFADALAGAALAGRDSAPLYVVPNNCVPDAALSAMTSAGSIRTVLLGGTGALGAGVAKMVPCSTIPAPAPPAPPKPPAPPVQGPTVDPSFVSPGAFCAAAKLGWIGYTKTGKKMVCSKTPTDSKPRWRAA is encoded by the coding sequence ATGCGCTCAGGTGCCCTTATTCTCGTCGGCACACTGCTGGCATCCGTTCTGTCGACTGCGCCGGCGCCAGCCGCGCAGGCCGCACAGGACGACCCAGTCGTGGCCGCAGCGTCCAGCTCAGCGCATCAATTGTTGGCCACCCTCACCGTCGCCGACCCGCATGAGGTTGGATACAACCGCGACCTCTTCACGCACTGGGTCGATGCCGATGCCAACGGATGCGATACCCGCCAAGAGGTCTTGATCGCCGAGTCCACCATTCCGGTGACGAGAGGCGCGGGGTGTTCCATCACCGCGGGGTCGTGGTATTCCTGGTACGACGGGGCCACGTGGACCACGCCGGCCGACGTCGATGTCGATCACTTCGTTCCCCTGCAGGAAGCCTGGAAGTCCGGTGCTTACTCGTGGAATGCCGCGCAGCGGCAGGCCTTTGCAAACGACCTCGGCCTGCCTGAATCCCTCGTCGCGGTGACCGACTCGGTCAACTCCGCCAAGGGCGGATCCGACCCGAGTCGCTGGCTTCCGCCCCTTGCGGGCACTCACTGCGATTATGCAATCGACTGGGTCCTGGTGAAATACCGCTGGAACCTGTCGATCGATCCCGCCGAGAAGGCCACCCTCGACGGGCTCTTGGCCGGTTCGTGTGGCGCTCGGGCCGTTGCGGCGCCGAGCAAAGCCGACACGACGAAGCCGCTGCCCAGCGAGCCTGTCACTGCGGGAGTGGTGCGCATTGCGGGAGCCGATCGCTACGCAACAGCGATCGCGATCTCGGCGAAGTATCCAGCGGGAGTCGATGTCGTCTACCTGGCAACGGGTACCAACTATCCCGACGCGTTGAGCGCCGCGCCGGCCGCAGCGAAGCAGGGCGGACCTCTCCTGCTCACCGCTCCCGATTCGCTCGTGCCGACAGTTCGCACGGAGATCCAGCGGTTGAAGCCGCAGTTGATTGTCGCGGTCGGTGGGGAAAGCGCCATCTCAACAGCCGTCTTCTCTGATCTGAAGAAACTCGCGCCCACCGTGCGGCGCGACGCGGGGCGTGACCGCTACGAAACCTCACGAATCGTCACAGCGAACGCGTTCACCGGCGGCGCCGGGCTCTCCTATTTGGCGACGGGCAACAACTTTCCCGACGCCCTGAGCGCATCGGCCGCGGCCGGTTCGACAGCGAGCCCGGTCATTCTGGTCAACGGTGCAAACAGCTCGGTCGATACGGCTACCGGCTCACTAATCGTCTCGCTGAAGAGCACGTCGATTCGCATCGCGGGCGGCACCGCCGTGGTTTCATCGGCGATTGAGGCAGGCCTCAAGAGCGTTTCGGGCGTGAAATCAGTGAAGCGATTGGCTGGAAATGATCGCTACGCGACCTCCGTCACAATTAACTCCACGGCCTTCGGCTCCTCGTCGACAAGCTATCTCGCCGTCGGTACCGGGTTTGCGGATGCTCTGGCAGGCGCGGCACTCGCGGGTCGCGACAGCGCTCCGCTCTACGTCGTGCCCAACAACTGTGTACCCGACGCCGCGCTCTCGGCGATGACGTCGGCGGGAAGCATCCGCACGGTCCTCCTCGGTGGAACGGGCGCACTCGGAGCCGGGGTGGCAAAAATGGTGCCGTGCTCCACGATCCCCGCTCCGGCACCGCCCGCGCCCCCGAAGCCTCCGGCGCCTCCCGTGCAGGGTCCCACGGTTGATCCGTCGTTTGTGTCGCCCGGCGCGTTCTGCGCAGCGGCGAAGCTCGGCTGGATCGGCTACACGAAGACAGGGAAGAAGATGGTTTGCAGTAAGACGCCGACTGATTCGAAGCCGCGCTGGCGGGCTGCATAG
- a CDS encoding cell wall-binding repeat-containing protein, translating into MRRTIVLKPLVTGVCAVALAIGVAITPVSLASAVEDSGVSVGSTEAPAAPGLTPTPAPTPTDEPTESPVDDIPATDAPATDAPATDAPAIVPAPAQTPVPTPAPAPLDEAVDPLPDATPPASGDALTLRDREVAALAGFNPGNIISDYNFYNSWAMTESEIQNFLDARCTGASCLNDLRFDTPTRTWSWGTCGTYNGAANESAARIIYKVQRACGISAKVILVTLQKEQGLVTRTSPSDSILRKAMGYGCPDTDVCDSTYYGFFNQLFAAGRQLTWYTNPEGSFTQRFKVGATVPVQFHRNGGCGTSPVFISNKATAALYYYTPYQPNAAALAAGYDAANNACSSYGNRNFFNYYSDWFGDPTAGGSPAATRLAGADRFDTAVAISKGSYPSSGVPVVYVTTGAEFPDALSAAPAAAAQGGPLLLTQAGDLPAAVKAEIARLKPKKIVVVGGEAAVSTVVQAELETIAPVTRVFGEDRYATSRAIAAQAFPTATKAYIATGANFPDALSAGAAAGVAKIPVLLVNGAESTLDAPTGAALAATSTVMISGGPVAVSAGIQTALLSSGKSVTRFAGTDRNQTSVLINRASFSTAKTAYLATGWSFPDALAGAAAAAKAKSPLFIVPTNCVPADTRSTLVSTLKVTTVTMLGGPGALFDRVAALAGC; encoded by the coding sequence ATGCGCCGCACGATTGTATTGAAGCCACTGGTCACTGGAGTGTGCGCCGTCGCGCTCGCAATCGGAGTCGCGATCACTCCGGTGAGTCTGGCGTCGGCAGTTGAGGATTCGGGCGTGAGCGTCGGGTCGACTGAGGCTCCCGCTGCACCCGGGCTAACCCCCACACCCGCTCCGACACCGACCGACGAGCCGACCGAGTCGCCCGTCGACGACATTCCCGCGACGGATGCGCCTGCGACAGATGCCCCCGCGACGGATGCACCGGCGATCGTGCCCGCTCCCGCGCAGACGCCGGTGCCCACCCCGGCCCCGGCTCCCCTCGACGAGGCAGTTGATCCGCTGCCCGACGCGACGCCCCCCGCCAGTGGCGACGCGTTGACGCTGCGCGACCGGGAGGTTGCGGCGCTTGCGGGGTTCAACCCCGGCAACATCATCAGCGACTACAACTTCTATAACTCCTGGGCGATGACCGAGTCTGAGATTCAGAACTTCCTCGATGCGAGGTGCACGGGAGCCAGCTGCCTCAACGATCTGCGTTTCGATACCCCCACTCGCACCTGGAGCTGGGGTACCTGCGGTACCTACAACGGTGCCGCGAACGAGTCTGCCGCGCGCATCATTTATAAGGTGCAGCGCGCCTGTGGGATCAGCGCCAAAGTGATTTTGGTGACGCTTCAGAAGGAGCAGGGGCTTGTGACGCGTACCTCGCCGTCGGATTCCATTCTGCGCAAGGCAATGGGCTACGGCTGCCCCGACACCGACGTGTGTGACTCTACCTACTACGGTTTCTTCAACCAGTTGTTTGCAGCGGGCCGTCAGCTCACCTGGTACACCAACCCCGAGGGCTCCTTCACTCAGAGGTTCAAGGTCGGCGCAACGGTGCCGGTTCAGTTCCACCGCAATGGAGGCTGTGGAACGTCACCCGTCTTCATTTCGAACAAGGCGACGGCAGCGCTCTACTACTACACCCCGTATCAGCCGAATGCGGCCGCGCTCGCAGCCGGGTATGACGCTGCGAACAATGCGTGCTCGTCATATGGAAACCGCAACTTCTTCAACTACTACAGCGACTGGTTCGGCGATCCCACTGCCGGCGGTTCGCCCGCCGCCACCCGCTTGGCCGGTGCTGACCGATTCGACACCGCCGTTGCTATCTCGAAGGGGAGCTACCCGTCCAGCGGTGTGCCCGTCGTCTATGTCACCACAGGCGCAGAGTTCCCGGATGCGCTCAGCGCGGCACCCGCTGCGGCGGCGCAGGGCGGCCCGCTTCTTCTGACCCAGGCCGGCGACCTTCCCGCGGCAGTGAAGGCCGAGATCGCGCGGTTGAAGCCGAAGAAGATTGTGGTCGTCGGTGGCGAGGCCGCCGTCTCGACGGTCGTGCAAGCCGAGCTGGAGACGATCGCACCCGTCACTCGTGTCTTCGGCGAAGACCGGTATGCGACATCTCGTGCGATCGCGGCTCAAGCCTTCCCCACGGCGACCAAGGCCTATATTGCGACGGGGGCGAACTTCCCCGACGCGCTGTCGGCCGGTGCCGCTGCAGGGGTGGCCAAGATCCCAGTCCTTCTCGTGAACGGAGCTGAGTCGACGCTCGACGCCCCGACAGGGGCTGCCCTGGCCGCAACATCCACTGTCATGATCTCGGGTGGTCCAGTCGCCGTCTCGGCAGGAATTCAAACGGCGCTCCTGTCGAGCGGCAAGTCCGTCACCCGATTCGCGGGGACCGACCGCAACCAGACCAGTGTGCTGATCAACCGGGCGAGCTTCTCGACGGCAAAAACGGCCTACCTGGCGACCGGATGGTCGTTCCCGGATGCCCTCGCCGGGGCGGCGGCTGCGGCGAAGGCGAAGAGCCCGCTCTTCATCGTGCCGACAAACTGTGTGCCCGCCGACACCCGCTCGACGCTCGTCTCAACGCTCAAGGTCACGACGGTCACCATGCTCGGCGGACCAGGGGCGCTCTTCGACCGCGTCGCCGCTCTCGCCGGCTGCTGA
- the rfbB gene encoding dTDP-glucose 4,6-dehydratase codes for MKILVTGGAGFIGSNFVRRTLEDAYPGLEGADIVVLDALTYSGNLANLASVADSPRYTFVKGDIRDGALLDTLFPDVDAVVHFAAESHVDRSVRDASIFVETNVLGTQQLLDAALRNDVARFVHVSTDEVYGSIAEGSWNEEWPLEPNSPYSASKAGSDLLARSYHRTHGLNVSITRCSNNYGPFHFPEKVIPLFVTNLIDDTHVPLYGEGNNIRDWLHVDDHTRGIAMVLVGGRAGEIYNIGGGTELTNKELTQLLLDATGKDWSYVDRVADRLGHDLRYSVDISKIQAELGYEPRVPFETGLADVVQWYRDNREWWEPLKERAAL; via the coding sequence ATGAAGATCCTCGTCACCGGCGGCGCCGGCTTTATCGGCTCGAACTTTGTTCGCCGTACCCTGGAAGACGCCTACCCGGGCTTGGAAGGCGCCGACATCGTCGTTCTCGACGCCCTCACCTATTCCGGCAACCTGGCCAACCTGGCCTCCGTCGCCGACTCCCCCCGTTACACGTTCGTGAAGGGCGACATCCGCGATGGCGCTCTGCTCGACACGCTGTTCCCCGATGTGGATGCCGTCGTGCACTTCGCCGCGGAATCGCACGTCGACCGTTCGGTGCGCGATGCCTCGATTTTCGTCGAGACGAATGTGCTCGGCACCCAGCAGCTGCTCGACGCCGCCCTGCGCAACGACGTTGCGCGTTTCGTTCACGTCTCCACCGACGAGGTCTACGGCTCGATCGCCGAAGGCTCCTGGAATGAGGAGTGGCCGCTCGAACCGAACTCGCCCTATTCGGCGTCGAAGGCCGGCAGTGACCTGCTCGCCCGCAGCTACCACCGCACCCACGGCCTCAACGTGTCGATCACGCGCTGCTCGAACAACTATGGCCCGTTCCACTTTCCCGAGAAGGTCATCCCGCTGTTCGTCACGAACCTGATCGACGACACGCACGTGCCTCTCTATGGCGAGGGCAACAACATTCGTGACTGGCTGCACGTCGACGACCACACCCGCGGAATCGCCATGGTGCTCGTGGGCGGCCGCGCCGGTGAGATCTACAACATCGGCGGCGGCACCGAGCTCACCAACAAAGAGCTCACCCAGCTGCTGCTCGACGCGACCGGCAAGGACTGGTCGTACGTCGACCGCGTCGCCGACCGCCTCGGCCACGACCTGCGTTACTCGGTTGACATCTCAAAGATCCAGGCCGAACTCGGCTATGAGCCGCGGGTTCCGTTCGAGACGGGCCTGGCCGACGTCGTGCAGTGGTACCGCGACAACCGCGAGTGGTGGGAGCCGCTCAAGGAACGTGCGGCGCTCTAA
- a CDS encoding type II toxin-antitoxin system Phd/YefM family antitoxin — MSLVPVRDLRNHTAEVIERARNGEDLTITSNGVPVARLVPVNPPKREFLTKSEFLAMRPGAPTAEPHPHDRWDDTTDDLGPIE, encoded by the coding sequence ATGAGTCTGGTTCCCGTTCGAGACCTCCGCAATCACACTGCGGAGGTCATCGAGCGTGCGCGCAACGGCGAAGACCTCACGATCACGTCGAACGGGGTGCCCGTGGCACGGCTTGTTCCGGTGAACCCGCCAAAACGGGAATTTCTCACGAAGTCGGAGTTCTTGGCCATGCGACCCGGCGCACCGACGGCCGAGCCACATCCGCACGACCGCTGGGACGACACGACCGACGACCTCGGGCCGATCGAATGA
- a CDS encoding type II toxin-antitoxin system VapC family toxin, translating into MSPSRGLLDTSVFIALEQGRTLDIARLPDEQFVSAITHGELYAGVHAAQSLHTRSVRLFTIESLVNLQTLPADTAAAAHWGRLRQAVSEAGRRVNVNDLWIAAIALAHSLPVVTQDSGFEMLTDLGGPAVIRV; encoded by the coding sequence ATGAGCCCCTCGCGGGGACTGCTCGACACCAGCGTGTTCATCGCTTTGGAACAGGGGCGCACGCTGGATATCGCGCGGCTGCCCGACGAACAGTTCGTCTCTGCGATCACGCACGGCGAACTGTATGCGGGAGTGCACGCCGCACAGTCGCTGCACACCCGCTCGGTGCGGCTTTTCACCATCGAGTCGCTCGTGAACCTGCAGACGTTGCCGGCCGACACCGCCGCCGCTGCACACTGGGGGCGTCTCCGTCAGGCCGTGAGCGAGGCAGGCCGCAGGGTGAACGTGAACGACCTGTGGATTGCCGCCATTGCCCTGGCCCATTCGCTGCCCGTTGTCACGCAAGACTCAGGATTCGAGATGCTGACCGACCTAGGCGGCCCCGCCGTCATTCGAGTTTAG
- the rfbD gene encoding dTDP-4-dehydrorhamnose reductase, with translation MKYLIAGAAGMLGHDLQTALAGRDVTALRRADLDVTDLAAVQAAVAGHDVVINASAYTQVDDAETNEDAAYAVNALGAQNLAIGAAAAGAKLVTVSTDYVFDGTATTPYPEATPRNPVSAYGRTKAEGERLAQEAHPTGTFIVRTAWLYGQHGPNFAATMLRLAASHPEVTVVTDQVGQPTWTMDLARQIVTLVDSDAPAGIYHGTNSGEGSWFDFARAVFAEAGLDASRVKPTDSSAFVRPAPRPAYSVLGHSAWDAVGLAPMRPWQDALTEAFATGALGAS, from the coding sequence ATGAAGTACCTCATCGCTGGCGCCGCCGGCATGCTCGGCCATGACCTGCAGACGGCGCTCGCCGGCCGCGACGTCACTGCCCTTCGCCGCGCCGACCTCGACGTGACCGATCTGGCCGCAGTGCAGGCCGCCGTGGCCGGGCACGACGTGGTCATCAACGCGTCGGCCTACACGCAGGTCGACGACGCCGAGACGAACGAGGATGCCGCGTATGCGGTGAACGCCCTCGGCGCTCAGAATCTGGCCATCGGTGCCGCTGCGGCGGGCGCGAAGCTCGTGACGGTGTCGACGGATTACGTCTTCGACGGCACGGCCACGACGCCCTACCCCGAAGCGACGCCTCGCAACCCGGTGAGCGCCTACGGCCGCACCAAGGCCGAGGGCGAGCGTCTCGCTCAGGAAGCCCACCCCACGGGCACCTTCATCGTGCGCACCGCCTGGCTTTATGGCCAGCATGGACCGAACTTCGCGGCCACCATGTTGCGTCTTGCGGCGTCGCATCCGGAAGTCACCGTGGTCACCGACCAGGTCGGCCAACCCACCTGGACGATGGACCTTGCCCGGCAGATCGTGACGCTCGTCGACTCGGATGCCCCGGCCGGCATTTACCACGGCACCAACAGCGGCGAGGGCAGCTGGTTTGACTTCGCCCGTGCCGTCTTTGCCGAAGCCGGCCTCGATGCGAGCCGTGTGAAGCCGACCGACAGTTCGGCGTTCGTGCGCCCGGCCCCACGCCCTGCATATTCTGTGCTCGGCCACTCCGCCTGGGACGCCGTGGGACTTGCTCCAATGCGCCCCTGGCAGGATGCGCTTACTGAGGCGTTCGCGACGGGCGCCCTCGGGGCCAGCTAA
- a CDS encoding glycosyltransferase family 4 protein, which translates to MTTLRVVVDQMAAPVPGGIGRYTEELTQALIAAAPANCAVEGIVSSSSEADYASIEERLPGLASLYKTTLARRELSAAWQLGLSTSPGPGMIHAPGLLAPLRRHDRVNSGTQVAVTVHDTLVWSHPEAFTATTVAWTKGMIRRAKKHADAIVVPSHAVAAQLSEIVDLGDRVRVIGPALSRTFQLPGAGLAGEFAAQLIDERLGALNLPSEYILTAGTLEPRKGVAAVIAALGEPGAPDLPLVVLGPDSWGELNLATVADEAGLKPGRVQAFPTLSNEDLALVMSRASAFVYPSLDEGFGLPMIQAFQMGTPVIHSDAPALVETSGDAGFVVERNDADGYPRRLAAALTTVLGDRELADRLRVYGSDRSRAFSWRDSAERVWQLHADL; encoded by the coding sequence ATGACAACGCTACGCGTCGTCGTCGACCAAATGGCCGCACCGGTACCCGGTGGGATCGGTCGGTACACCGAAGAATTGACACAGGCCCTGATCGCCGCCGCCCCCGCCAATTGCGCGGTCGAAGGAATTGTCTCGTCGTCGTCCGAGGCGGACTACGCCTCGATCGAAGAGCGGCTTCCTGGCCTGGCCAGTCTCTACAAGACCACCCTGGCGCGCCGAGAACTGTCTGCAGCCTGGCAGCTCGGGCTATCGACGTCACCCGGCCCCGGCATGATTCACGCGCCCGGACTCCTCGCCCCGCTGCGCCGACACGACCGGGTGAATAGCGGTACTCAGGTCGCGGTGACGGTGCACGACACGCTCGTGTGGTCGCATCCGGAGGCCTTCACCGCCACGACAGTGGCCTGGACCAAGGGCATGATCCGACGGGCCAAGAAGCATGCGGATGCCATCGTCGTTCCGAGCCACGCTGTTGCTGCGCAACTCAGCGAGATCGTTGACCTCGGTGATCGAGTTCGAGTGATTGGCCCGGCGCTCAGCCGCACATTCCAGCTTCCCGGCGCCGGGTTGGCCGGAGAGTTTGCTGCCCAACTCATCGACGAGCGACTCGGCGCGCTGAATCTGCCGAGCGAGTACATTCTCACGGCGGGAACCCTTGAACCGAGGAAGGGGGTCGCCGCCGTCATCGCGGCGCTTGGCGAACCCGGCGCACCCGATCTGCCGCTCGTGGTTCTCGGCCCTGATTCCTGGGGCGAGCTGAATCTGGCGACGGTGGCCGACGAGGCTGGCTTGAAGCCCGGGCGGGTTCAGGCGTTCCCAACGCTCTCCAACGAGGATCTTGCGCTGGTCATGTCCCGCGCCTCAGCCTTCGTGTACCCCAGCCTGGATGAAGGCTTTGGCCTGCCGATGATCCAGGCGTTCCAGATGGGCACCCCCGTCATTCACTCGGACGCCCCCGCACTCGTTGAAACCAGTGGTGACGCTGGGTTCGTCGTCGAGCGCAACGACGCCGACGGGTATCCGCGACGCCTCGCCGCAGCCCTCACCACAGTGCTGGGCGATCGGGAGTTGGCCGACAGGCTGAGGGTGTACGGCAGCGATCGCTCCCGGGCGTTCAGCTGGCGGGATTCAGCCGAACGGGTGTGGCAGTTACACGCTGATCTGTAG
- a CDS encoding HNH endonuclease signature motif containing protein, translating into MEKLTDRLRESAAAVARLGDGVAAFHGLSDAELLGAQGLIATLRRQVDSYAVWAAGEIALRSKPEFGQRGLARRHGFGSPESMIERTAGTTHADAVKLVSLGVMLADTADAAEAAVAAAAAAAADADAAAAAATDAEDAAAESGDASHADDPGAVDAEAGPPPGAPSALSWLAEVSAALNAGTLSADATAAIRKGLGETGPGVSAEKLHAAAVLLIGEARTLSADTLWKRARVLRDQLDIEGISRREKTQHGERFFRLWKQPNGMYRTSGLFAPEQGRQIELIVEGITGPRRGGPRFVDPTAHAKAQALRDDPRTTDQIAADGILTLLHLGTEADPHVVLLGRRPTVTVHVNAAALPAANPPEHPEPATRGTASDDRDQHPRSGETLSSSALSPPAPAPAPAPAPAPAPAPAPGSVSAHAPAPRPAAPLPRPAPSTSGAAGGFGHIDGVPVSLATVERHLCSGYIAVQFGPTGQPVNLGREQRFFTTAQRAALAARDDGCGWVDCDKPASWTEAHHIEHWVDEHGNTDLAVGILLCYFHHMLLHNNGWHIDRHGDAYWLVPPGDIDPNQTPIRLRSVNLLQHTTRP; encoded by the coding sequence ATGGAAAAACTCACCGATCGACTCAGGGAATCCGCCGCAGCGGTCGCCCGGCTCGGTGATGGTGTGGCCGCGTTCCACGGGCTCTCCGACGCCGAGTTGCTCGGGGCGCAGGGTCTGATTGCGACGCTGCGGCGACAGGTCGACAGTTACGCGGTGTGGGCGGCCGGCGAGATCGCGCTTCGATCGAAGCCCGAGTTCGGTCAGCGGGGCCTGGCCCGGCGGCACGGCTTTGGCAGCCCGGAGTCGATGATCGAACGCACCGCCGGTACGACCCACGCCGACGCTGTGAAACTGGTCAGCCTGGGCGTGATGCTCGCCGACACCGCGGATGCCGCCGAGGCTGCTGTGGCTGCTGCTGCTGCTGCTGCTGCTGACGCTGACGCCGCTGCCGCTGCTGCTACGGATGCGGAGGATGCCGCCGCCGAATCGGGTGACGCTTCACACGCCGACGATCCCGGCGCTGTCGACGCGGAGGCCGGCCCGCCGCCGGGTGCGCCGAGTGCGTTGTCGTGGCTGGCCGAGGTCTCGGCGGCGTTGAACGCGGGAACACTGTCGGCCGATGCCACAGCCGCCATCCGCAAGGGCCTGGGCGAGACCGGCCCCGGCGTGTCGGCCGAGAAGCTTCACGCGGCAGCCGTGCTTTTGATCGGTGAGGCGCGCACCCTGAGCGCCGACACGCTCTGGAAGCGGGCCCGGGTGCTGCGGGATCAACTCGACATCGAGGGCATCAGCCGCCGCGAGAAGACCCAGCACGGTGAACGCTTCTTCCGCCTCTGGAAGCAGCCCAACGGCATGTACCGGACCAGCGGCCTGTTCGCGCCCGAACAGGGCCGGCAGATCGAGCTGATCGTCGAGGGAATCACCGGCCCTCGCCGCGGCGGACCGCGCTTTGTCGACCCCACAGCCCACGCGAAAGCTCAGGCCCTGCGCGACGACCCCCGAACAACCGACCAGATCGCCGCCGACGGCATCCTCACCCTGCTGCACCTCGGCACCGAGGCCGACCCCCACGTCGTCCTTCTCGGCCGCCGCCCCACCGTCACCGTGCACGTGAACGCCGCAGCGCTTCCCGCGGCCAACCCGCCCGAGCACCCCGAGCCCGCCACGCGCGGCACCGCCAGCGATGACCGCGATCAGCATCCGCGCAGCGGCGAAACCCTGTCGAGCTCGGCCCTGTCGCCACCAGCACCAGCACCAGCACCAGCACCAGCACCAGCACCAGCACCAGCACCAGCACCAGGCTCAGTATCAGCACACGCGCCCGCGCCCCGACCAGCCGCGCCCCTGCCACGTCCGGCACCCAGCACATCAGGCGCAGCGGGCGGGTTCGGTCATATCGACGGTGTCCCGGTTTCGCTTGCGACGGTTGAACGGCACCTCTGCTCCGGCTACATCGCCGTGCAGTTCGGTCCCACCGGTCAGCCGGTCAACCTCGGACGCGAACAACGCTTCTTCACCACGGCACAACGCGCCGCGTTGGCTGCCCGCGACGATGGGTGCGGCTGGGTGGACTGTGACAAACCAGCCTCCTGGACCGAAGCGCACCACATCGAGCACTGGGTCGATGAACACGGCAACACCGACCTCGCCGTTGGCATTCTGCTCTGCTACTTCCACCACATGCTGCTGCACAACAACGGCTGGCACATCGACCGACACGGCGACGCCTACTGGCTTGTCCCACCAGGCGACATCGACCCGAACCAGACCCCGATCCGCCTCCGCAGCGTCAACCTGCTGCAACACACCACACGTCCGTGA
- a CDS encoding LCP family protein → MTKRGWWLVLLNLVVPGSAQVLAGNRKLGRFGLRATLTLWTLAILLGVAYLLWPATVLTLFTSAIGLWVLAAALVFYGVVWVILTLDTLRLVRLVKAAPGARPLIAGFATVLMVVLAGTAGYGAYVATSASNFLSSVFVAGPSVPPVDGRYNIMLLGGDAGADRDGLRPDSISVVSIDAETGQATMIGLPRDLQWFPFSDGPLADLYPEGYGSIDGCEVDVCQLNSVFTEVELKSPEMYPKAIKNGSEPGIEGMRDAVSGITGLTIQYYVLIDMQGFSDLIDALGGVDIDVQSRVPVHSDDTFTDVAFWFEPGMQHMDGYHALWFARSRHGTSDYDRMNRQHQLQEAILAQANPANVIAKFEAVASAGTQVVKTDIPQGMLGYFVNLSSKTKTLPIKAVNLTPDNDVDPTDPDFVSIHQMIDEALAPPPTEAPAE, encoded by the coding sequence ATGACTAAACGCGGGTGGTGGCTCGTGCTGCTGAACCTCGTGGTACCCGGATCAGCGCAGGTGCTCGCCGGAAATCGTAAACTCGGGCGGTTTGGCCTCCGCGCGACACTGACTCTGTGGACTCTCGCGATTCTGCTCGGTGTGGCCTATCTCCTCTGGCCCGCAACGGTTCTCACCCTGTTCACCTCGGCGATCGGCCTCTGGGTGCTGGCCGCCGCGTTGGTCTTCTATGGCGTCGTCTGGGTCATCCTCACGCTCGATACCCTCCGTCTGGTGCGACTGGTCAAGGCAGCCCCCGGCGCACGGCCGCTCATCGCCGGCTTCGCGACAGTGCTGATGGTCGTGCTCGCGGGCACTGCCGGTTATGGCGCTTATGTGGCGACATCCGCCAGCAACTTTCTGTCGTCGGTTTTCGTGGCAGGCCCGAGTGTTCCTCCCGTCGACGGACGATACAACATCATGCTGCTCGGCGGTGACGCCGGAGCCGATCGCGACGGTTTGCGCCCGGACAGCATCTCGGTGGTCAGTATCGATGCCGAGACCGGGCAGGCCACAATGATTGGGCTGCCGCGCGATTTACAGTGGTTCCCGTTTTCGGATGGACCGCTTGCCGACCTGTATCCCGAGGGTTACGGCTCGATCGACGGGTGTGAGGTTGATGTTTGCCAGCTGAACTCGGTCTTCACGGAGGTCGAGTTGAAGAGCCCGGAGATGTATCCGAAGGCGATCAAGAACGGCAGCGAACCCGGTATTGAGGGTATGCGGGATGCCGTCAGCGGTATTACCGGATTGACGATTCAGTACTACGTGCTGATCGACATGCAGGGCTTCTCTGACCTCATCGATGCTCTCGGCGGCGTTGACATCGATGTGCAGAGCCGGGTGCCGGTGCATTCCGATGACACCTTCACGGATGTCGCGTTTTGGTTCGAGCCAGGCATGCAACACATGGACGGGTATCACGCATTGTGGTTCGCGCGCTCGCGCCATGGCACGAGCGATTATGACCGTATGAACCGGCAACATCAGCTGCAGGAAGCGATCCTTGCGCAGGCGAATCCAGCCAACGTGATCGCCAAGTTCGAGGCCGTCGCTAGTGCGGGAACCCAGGTCGTGAAGACTGACATTCCACAGGGCATGCTCGGCTACTTCGTGAACCTGTCGTCGAAGACGAAGACGCTGCCGATCAAGGCGGTGAACCTGACGCCCGACAACGATGTCGACCCGACGGATCCGGACTTTGTCTCAATTCATCAGATGATTGACGAAGCGCTGGCGCCGCCGCCCACCGAGGCTCCCGCCGAATAA